The following proteins come from a genomic window of Athalia rosae chromosome 1, iyAthRosa1.1, whole genome shotgun sequence:
- the LOC105683643 gene encoding uncharacterized protein LOC105683643 isoform X2, translated as MNTYFKTLGDLLPPHQDGRKRNKVDILIHAAKYIKDLQGRADDLFHAHASDVHKEELVRLKKLVSQLYSRTQLLSTLLKEAGISIPAEPAIEKVSAFKWSNKINLEDSEKLFMKIEEKKRAKRKKEKVARKKVPSKRKPATPSQPQSKRLSNSGLKNADRIEDQENRVNSINKDKKLANDTDDLGITTGTQGANSPSTISSTPAEETKAATSTGCDANFVAKKVDSFKKVKRKTKINQKNKIINHRTNHQVKNITSGTLILSGGKIMPVVTPITPLTSNIIVNPQAQSTNPFILSNGQSNQMIVMQHLPNPGQNSVIPVCNQTLINAVQKVTLNPVSKIHTNIVVSSQDWVANVKSIINATKISGRKCILPKGREITKTTMTYKVPIPAVHKEKIEKSKEILSRKDAEVKNKPKNSAKGIKNHNNSAKLGTVDETSKNNKEDALISDNKESSSLKRVSSTECVSLDEPDNKKIKTSESVVDLVQEENILINNTQITNPTSTCKSIESLRHVIQKIGSDLNETTPRSTASTCEIEVKKFSDPTNEERRSPAIDKHNSGTQLATEEQTVEDSTTELLQCPNSSTVDVSEKEEPSSIKSIESTHCMDLRDAHIQDKELTQLNGLSATRYSSQIATSTVTSVTVIDKPEESLKKISETQPIDNEAISATSNGGNSTEVREEEAVPESVKAVCNLGTRFDSLLQANDKRPELVENVATLETSKIILNLDTNTTTTLKPEANAMAKSINSTLLNEEDNLRANKLANLAKDEGLKSLLYSADNSFIPISRSEALHSDLSNDIFASLQVPSSSHHPESISPTAAFLMAFPLVSSLNGKTEVLEEEMKEDFKYRSQTPPMLLQIGAMEPNSFKLKASGATSSKEHIPDEEKKNLSSNLASYPVVSMQKYVKAMPEINKDLEASSKLINDESEVKGNQNLLNSGRQEKTTNSQSLNDTQQIAAESTKSLPKIIHTENLKEQYKIVQTSIPSSLTTAIEVNNTFVYTSTTSSVSYSTTPVITTCARAQIQSAPTVHHNRPVPKNTQNAVVPILASTNPISDSTTSLAAGINSNFQTSISTAVQKYDLRSQYTSTQNFIPNYPNISGNMELPQYTPPTFTSSVEKSSQSSLNNHVPNISSLTQVSQVSTQCHGQAKTSTSIQNLINNYPVRSKESHSLGNTDQHSGVNETLRLKQHSQDHRLDGYHRKKVETENFGQSFSFNKEDMINSQNQSVQGNTNPSMFQDKHTSTQSYIPYSKNAKKISASMITTAVSTGKSVLENTVHYSQNPMIAASNYDHSTVTDSSIKSTTTVAHNSSNFSILSWTTFSPVGGNNNAMHYEQGQPPSDSTENKTVCENFGYIPLHKDNVGFSNMLPEFPNEGGMNVNKLGNKPMLETHKQSFIDQTKPQSIQTTITPLKQNQNPSSDYKFNNENKNKAKYTIENNFMQTNYPNMEQQAKHQTISNKQDKSNYPMPSYNPQVLFNMPDAVSQVKYSTENYTGANFKYTEKLPQNQKYHPTAHSHVSVLEQPNSVYKQTQNGNKSKIQQIRPPVNWMMTPEIKHNTNIPDIILPPIGKELEYCQNNLFTQNTSYNQGSTNQFYNNYDATHSFSNISVIQNEPKKVDTFYSEEQPFSWSPTKNTHVVEQTQSIKPIDQHIVPSTLPTLVGDLALGTNIPEKQSFIFGQMSTRLSSEHNKEMIKEKDSNVSREFHTILHSQNGQHAVQGTFLSVSQLVEHEKAEKSQQARKHQRKSTSPRGSGKNQLDIRKQTAADQLHHDDQKSNVQNFPEQNYQQKYQQNDTHWRNRNCKSNYTAEALIGTNTNVQDDNQQDKHASIKFTSNYAQNKFPGTLSTETMMPINYFPNTDDGNNYGQANQNFNSYSYSSNANIYPTTNFITSISNTPTNYMMPLHENSDYLETNSFLLPNASSANPIKSQHYTGKHQNCDKRPYSTPKRSKRKPDMTQNIEFPISGINSPLEDYHSSFLSHANLYQNPSQANIYPKAVNTNLPGLPMTGNQNTVGPTGLPMNSNIPRGTSSGSPMVMTHPSGTSLTNFNLSTIFPEINDKVVGYKPPNSMPPGLTHSVSHTSNYAQRANYSNSLGHTPQVSESNQFANNMPPSSSVHYKNS; from the exons ATGAATACATACTTCAAAACACTTGGAGACCTTTTACCGCCCCATCAGGATGGAAGAAAACGCAACAAAGTCGACATCCTTATTCACGCAGCAAAGTACATAAAAGATCTCCAGGGAAGGGCCGACGATTTATTTCATGCACATGCTTCAGACGTGCACA AAGAAGAACTTGTCCGTTTAAAGAAGCTTGTTTCCCAACTTTATTCTCGTACTCAACTGCTTTCAACTTTACTAAAAGAAGCTGGAATTTCGATCCCAGCTGAGCCAGCAATTGAAAAAGTATCAGCATTCAAATggtcaaataaaattaatctcgAAGATAGCGAAAAgctttttatgaaaattgagGAGA aaaaacgtgccaaaagaaagaaagaaaaagttgcaagaaaaaaagtgcCTTCCAAAAGAAAACCTGCTACCCCCTCTCAGCCTCAGTCAAAAAGGCTGTCCAACTCGGGATTGAAAAATGCTGATAGAATTGAAGATCAAGAGAATCGTGTAAATAGCATAaataaggataaaaaattggcTAATGATACAGACGATCTCGGAATTACTACTGGAACACAAGGGGCAAATTCACCTTCCACAATCAGTTCAA CTCCTGCTGAAGAGACTAAAGCTGCTACTTCAACAGGTTGTGATGCTAATTTTG TggcaaaaaaagttgattctttcaaaaaagtgaaaagaaaaaccaagaTAAATCAGAAGAATAAGATTATCAACCATCGTACAAACCATCAAGTAAAAAACATTACATCTGGGACCCTTATACTGTCTGGCGGAAAAATAATGCCAGTTGTAACGCCCATAACTCCGTTAACTTCAAATATAATAGTAAATCCTCAAGCACAGTCAACAAACCCGTTCATACTGAGTAATGGACAATCAAACCAGATGATCGTTATGCAGCATCTACCAAATCCTGGTCAGAATTCAGTGATACCTGTATGCAATCAAACACTCATCAATGCTGTTCAGAAGGTCACATTAAACCCAGTCTCAAAAATCCATACTAATATTGTCGTCAGCTCACAAGATTGGGTAGCAAACGTCAAAAGCATTATCAATGCAACAAAAATTAGCGGTCGAAAGTGTATTTTACCCAAAGGCAGAGAAATCACAAAGACGACAATGACTTATAAGGTCCCGATACCGGCGGTTCACAAAGAAAAGATAGAAAAGTCTAAAGAGATTCTTAGCCGGAAGGATGCTGAAGTCAAGAATAAGCCCAAGAATTCTGCTAAGGGTATAAAAAACCATAATAACTCAGCAAAACTCGGCACTGTTGATGAAacatcgaaaaataataaagaagatGCTCTTATCAGTGATAATAAAGAATCATCTTCCCTCAAACGTGTTTCAAGTACAGAATGTGTGAGTCTAGATGAAcctgataataaaaaaattaaaactagcGAGAGCGTGGTCGATTTGGTCCAAGAGGAAAACATTCTTATAAATAATACCCAAATTACGAATCCAACGTCAACCTGTAAATCTATAGAGAGCCTACGCCATGTCATACAAAAAATCGGCAGTGACTTGAACGAAACGACTCCGAGGAGTACTGCTTCTACATGTGAaattgaggtgaaaaaattttcagacccAACTAATGAGGAACGGAGGAGCCCTGCAATCGACAAACATAATTCTGGAACCCAGCTTGCTACCGAGGAACAAACAGTGGAAGACAGTACCACAGAATTATTACAGTGCCCCAATTCAAGTACAGTAGATGTttctgaaaaagaagaacctaGTAGCATCAAATCAATAGAATCAACTCATTGCATGGACTTGAGAGATGCGCACATTCAGGATAAAGAATTAACGCAATTAAATGGGTTATCAGCCACGAGATATTCTAGTCAAATTGCTACATCTACGGTCACTTCTGTTACTGTTATTGACAAGCCGGAAGAATCTCTGAAAAAGATTAGTGAAACCCAACCAATTGATAATGAGGCGATATCAGCTACGTCCAATGGAGGTAACTCGACTGAAGttcgagaagaagaagctgtACCCGAAAGCGTAAAGGCAGTTTGTAATCTTGGTACTAGATTTGATAGTCTGCTACAAGCAAATGACAAGAGACCAGAGTTGGTCGAAAATGTAGCAACATTAGAAACAAGCAAGATTATCCTAAACTTGGATACAAACACTACTACGACTCTGAAACCAGAAGCAAACGCAATGGCTAAGTCGATCAACTCTACTCTTCTCAATGAAGAGGATAACTTAAGAGCGAACAAATTAGCTAATTTGGCAAAGGATGAAGGGCTCAAGTCCCTGTTATATAGCGCTGACAATAGCTTTATTCCTATCAGTAGATCAGAGGCATTGCATTCAGATTTGTCAAATGATATATTCGCATCATTACAAGTTCCATCAAGTTCTCATCATCCCGAATCGATATCTCCAACAGCGGCCTTTTTAATGGCTTTTCCCTTAGTTTCAAGTTTAAATGGAAAGACTGAAGTATTAGAAGAAGAGATGAAAGAAGATTTCAAGTACCGTAGTCAAACTCCACCAATGCTTCTGCAAATTGGTGCGATGGAACCCAATAGTTTTAAGCTCAAAGCTAGCGGGGCCACTTCATCCAAGGAACATATCCctgatgaagagaaaaagaacttaTCTTCCAACTTGGCATCTTATCCAGTAGTCAGTATGCAGAAGTATGTAAAAGCAATGCCTGAGATCAACAAAGACCTTGAAGCTTCATCTAAACTGATAAATGATGAATCTGAAGTTAAAGGAAATCAAAATCTCCTAAACTCGGGGAGGCAAGAAAAGACAACTAATTCACAGTCATTGAATGATACCCAGCAAATTGCTGCAGAGTCCACAAAGTCATTGCCGAAAATTATACACACTGAAAACCTTAAGgaacaatataaaattgtacaaaCTTCGATTCCATCATCTTTAACCACTGCCATTGAAGTGAATAACACTTTTGTGTACACATCTACAACGTCAAGCGTATCCTACAGCACAACACCTGTAATAACAACATGTGCACGTGCTCAAATCCAATCTGCACCTACCGTTCACCATAACAGGCCTGTGCCAAAGAATACGCAGAATGCTGTTGTACCAATTCTGGCCAGCACAAATCCTATATCAGATTCAACAACAAGCTTGGCTGCTGGAATTAACTCAAACTTCCAGACATCTATCTCTACTGCTGTGCAAAAGTATGATTTGCGATCACAGTATACCTCGacacaaaatttcattccaaacTATCCAAATATCAGTGGAAATATGGAACTACCTCAATATACTCCACCCACATTTACTAGCTCTgttgaaaaaagttcacaGAGTTCTTTGAACAATCATGTGCCTAATATATCCAGCTTAACTCAAGTCTCTCAGGTATCCACTCAGTGTCACGGCCAAGCTAAGACCTCAACTTCAATTCAGAATTTAATAAACAATTATCCTGTGCGAAGTAAAGAGTCCCATTCTTTGGGTAATACAGACCAGCATTCCGGGGTGAATGAAACTTTAAGATTGAAGCAACATAGTCAGGATCACCGACTTGATGGTTATCACAGGAAAAAAGTTGAGACGGAAAATTTTGGGCAGAgcttttcattcaataaaGAGGACATGATCAATTCTCAGAACCAAAGTGTTCAAGGGAATACGAACCCTTCAATGTTTCAGGACAAACATACCAGTACCCAGAGTTATATACCTTATAGTAAAAACGCTAAAAAAATTAGTGCTTCTATGATAACAACTGCTGTGTCAACCGGTAAATCCGTATTGGAGAATACTGTTCATTATTCACAAAATCCTATGATAGCAGCCTCAAACTACGACCACAGCACAGTTACAGACAGTAGTATAAAATCTACGACTACAGTGGCACACAATTCTTCAAACTTCAGTATACTATCTTGGACAACATTTTCCCCTGTTGGAGGCAATAATAATGCAATGCATTACGAACAAGGGCAACCACCGTCTGACAgcactgaaaataaaacagtttGTGAAAACTTTGGCTACATCCCTTTGCATAAAGACAATGTTGGTTTCTCCAATATGTTACCAGAATTTCCTAATGAAGGTGGTATGAATGTGAATAAATTAGGGAACAAGCCAATGTTGGAAACACACAAACAATCATTCATTGACCAAACGAAACCCCAAAGTATTCAAACTACAATAACTCCCCTGaagcaaaatcaaaatccgTCCTCTgattataaattcaataatgaaaataaaaacaaagctAAGTAtacaatagaaaataatttcatgcaAACTAATTACCCCAACATGGAACAACAGGCGAAACATCAAACGATATCCAACAAACAGGATAAATCAAATTACCCTATGCCAAGTTATAATCCGCAAGTATTATTCAATATGCCAGATGCCGTTTCGCAAGTAAAGTACTCTACAGAAAACTACACTGGTGCTAACTTCAAATATACGGAGAAGCTGCCGCAGAATCAAAAATATCATCCAACTGCTCACAGTCACGTTTCTGTATTGGAGCAACCCAATTCAGTCTACAAACAAACCCAAAATGGTAACAAATCTAAGATCCAACAAATCAGACCTCCAGTCAATTGGATGATGACACCTGAAATTAAACACAACACGAATATACCTGATATAATTTTGCCGCCAATCGGAAAAGAACTTGAGTACTgccaaaataatttattcacacAGAATACAAGCTATAATCAAGGCTCGACAAATCAGTTTTATAACAATTATGATGCAACGCATAGTTTCTCAAACATATCTGTGATACAAAATGAaccaaagaaagttgataccTTCTATTCAGAGGAACAACCATTTTCCTGGTCACCGACTAAAAATACACATGTTGTTGAACAAACGCAGTCAATTAAGCCTATTGATCAGCATATTGTACCTTCGACTCTGCCAACTCTAGTAGGCGATTTAGCATTGGGTACAAACATCCCCGAAAAGCAAAGTTTCATTTTTGGTCAGATGTCTACCAGACTTTCAAGTGAACATAATAAggaaatgataaaagaaaaagattcaaaTGTCAGCCGAGAATTTCATACCATATTGCATTCTCAGAATGGCCAGCATGCTGTTCAGGGTACGTTTTTATCTGTCAGCCAATTGGTGGAACATGAAAAGGCTGAGAAATCACAGCAAGCAAGAAAGCATCAAAGAAAAAGCACCAGCCCACGAGGAAGCGGTAAAAATCAACTAGATATTAGAAAACAGACGGCAGCAGATCAGCTTCATCATGATGACCAGAAATCAAATGTCCAAAACTTTCCTGAGCAAAACTATCAGCAAAAGTATCAACAAAATGATACACACTGGAGAAATCGTAATTGCAAGAGTAACTATACTGCAGAAGCTCTTATTGGTACAAACACGAATGTGCAAGATGATAACCAACAGGATAAACATGCATCTATAAAGTTTACATCAAATTACGCACAAAATAAATTCCCTGGAACTTTGTCTACGGAGACAATGAtgccaattaattatttcccaAACACGGATGATGGCAACAATTATGGGCAAGccaatcaaaatttcaattcgtaTTCATATTCTTCAAACGCTAATATTTATCCAACTACCAATTTCATAACGAGTATATCAAATACTCCAACAAACTACATGATGCCACTTCATGAAAATTCTGATTATCTAGAAACCAATTCTTTTCTATTACCAAATGCTTCGTCAGCAAACCCCATAAAATCTCAACATTACACTGGGAAACACCAGAACTGCGACAAACGACCATATTCCACCCCCAAAAGAAGCAAACGAAAACCGGATATGACACAAAATATCGAGTTCCCAATATCTGGGATTAATTCCCCTCTTGAAGACTATcactcttcatttttatcgcatgCAAACTTGTACCAAAACCCTTCACAAGCAAATATATATCCAAAAGCTGTTAATACGAATTTGCCTGGACTACCAATGACTGGAAATCAGAATACTGTTGGTCCTACCGGATTGCCAATGAATTCAAATATCCCCAGAGGAACAAGCTCTGGCAGTCCTATGGTCATGACACATCCTTCAGGCACAAGTTTGACGAATTTTAATCTGAGTACCATTTTCCCTGAGATCAATGATAAG GTTGTTGGATATAAACCACCGAACAGTATGCCACCAGGGTTGACACATTCAGTCAGTCATACATCAAATTATGCTCAAAGAGCAAATTATTCTAATTCCTTGGGCCATACACCGCAG GTTTCTGAGTCAAACCAGTTCGCCAATAATATGCCCCCCTCATCGAGTGTCCATTATAAAAATTCttga